In Miscanthus floridulus cultivar M001 chromosome 19, ASM1932011v1, whole genome shotgun sequence, the DNA window CTGATTTATTCGCCGCGTTTTAGCGTGCTATAAGTGCCTTGTGGCAAGGCGACGATACCTTCCAAGCATACCCTTAATACGTCCAAAATTAAATTTGAGATCATGCATGAAGCTCTTGGTATCTATTTAGTCATCTTTTTTTGTGGTTCACAGGCCCAGAACTAACTAATGGTGAATAGAGGGAGTACGTATTGATGAATGAACCAACTAATGtagtgaaaaaaaagaaaagaactaATTAATGGTGAATGGACGGACTACGTATTTAGTTTGACTCTAGACTGGTGACATTGATTGACTGCAATTATTGTTTTAGTGGAGATCATTGTCTGCAGTGGTCCTCCGGTTTGCTGTCCGATATTGCATTCATCTTCATCTTTGTGCCATTGCCGATACTATTATCAGTCCGTTGCTATCTGAATGATTCCACCCTGTCCCTACTGAGTACTGACTTTAAGTCTTCTAGTAACATGTTGTTAAGTATCTGTACCCTctagtaaataaaataaaataactaCTCGTATAAATAAAAAACGTAAAAAGAAGAAATATGCGGCAAACGTGTACTGCTTCAGTTTTGTTTAGAACTTGTGGGgcattttttctctctcttgctGGTCCGTTTTAACATTTATGAGTATATAGGGATATGGGATGTAAATAGGTATCAACAATACCAtcactcttttttttttgggtaTTTTGGCCCCGTTCGTGtgtccttaaacccggcttgatctgcttcttttttcatctagaacagtgtttttctctcacaaattcctccagcattcctccaaaccatccaaattcctccagaatttctCAAAGCGAATGCTTGCATCCCTACTTATTATGATAATGCGGCTACCTCGCTGCCTCTGACTTAGGTAGTTGGTGAAGGACCCAAACAGCGACAGGACGTTAATGGAAGCTCAAATTTTTTTCCCGAGACTTACAGAGCTGCCGATATTCTGAATCAATCTATGAATCTCTATTCTCTGGGGCAATTCTAGCTAATATCTTGTGGTAACAGCAAACTGTCCTAGAAATTACTAGGCTAGAAAAATACTACGTCGGAGGTGAAAAAAGACGAAATTGAACACCTTCAGCAAAAAAACGGCCATTTCAGCCTGAAGTCTTATCAATGTCCAATCAAGCATGCTTTAAAATCCGTGAAACTTGGTGGAGGGGTTTATAACATCATGGAAAACATACCCATGAAAAATCACCTCACTTGAAGCAAGATGCATAAAGTTGAACGGACTAGTTTTGAAACCATCCTAAGCATGTTTTGTTGTTTTCACCGAGCTTCTCTCCAAGAAAAATTTCAAACTGAATCATGGAACTTTGACACACCTTGACCATCCAATTTTTGAATCTATCCCCAAGAGATCATGCCAAAAATATCAGAACTTGGCAGGGAATTTTGAAATCCCCTTCCCAAATTGGGGTTTTGTGAAAAAGGCTCAAAAGTGGGAATTGAAACtgctagtgggaaatctgtcgaAGGCACTTACTATGGGTGTCTCCGAAGGACAATAGCACCTATTAACCATTCAAGAACATCTCAAAAACTGCAACACAAATATCTTCAAGAAAATTATCAAAGGAGGCAAGAAACGAGGGTTTTTGAAGGGAGGAACTTGGGAGATGAGAGCTTGGCTTCAAGCAATGACGAGACCAAGTTCCAAGTATCCAAAACCACTCAAGAAATGCCTAGGAAATCAGATCCAACATAGATTAACAAAATCAGCCAAGAAAATGACGAAAATTTACAAAACGAGAAAATCAGTGGATTTAAGAGGAGACAAGAGTGGTGAATTCCACACGATTTTCTTGAGGACTAAGAAATCATGAATTCACCTATAATTGGCCTAGCTCCCAACGTCCTCCCACTCATGTGAAGAAAAAGACTAAGAGATGGCTATATCTCCTATCTCTTGCCTTGCACTTGAACTCTTGGCTAACCATAGAAAATGAAAGAAGTGGATGGAGTGGCTGTCTTGGGCAGCCACTTCATTTATTTATAGAGCTATTTCACATTCTAAGAATGTCCCTACATTTAGATAAGAGTCACCGGCCACCAAAGACAAAATGGTCCAACTGGTCTTCCATGCATCACACCGCAACATGGTCTAGTTTCATTCTAAATCAACCGCAATACCCGCAGCAGCGTGCATGCGGGGCATGCTTCTAGTTTATTAGTGTAACACGACCTCCATAGAAACCTTCCCAATTATTGAGTCTCTTCTCAAAGCATGCATCCACTCTACTCCAATTCTTAATTTCTCATAATGAATGAGAATATCTAAATACTAAATGATTGCAAAATTGCCCAATCTACAGCCAAAATGGCTCCTTGTATTGGCCTAATGCATTTTGGGCATCGGCAAAGTACTACAACATGTTTTATGAAAATTAATTTTAAGACATGACATCTGGTCAAACACACTAAGCAATAGCGTTTCAGATCAAGGGCTTTTTCTACATCATGGAAGGAGCGGTGGGTGTTTGGCGACCTATGACCTTCCATATGTTCCAGTAGCGTACCCAACTTAATTAGTGTATTGTGTTCAAGTTGGGGCATGTTTTTTGTTCAACCAAAACTGAAGGAAAACTACAAATCAATTTGGTTTTCACGTACTACTAGATCCAAGTTGATCACCACACAGTTTTGCCTGTCCTGACCAGCTTGGCATGGCGAGCGCTTTGGACACCCTGTGCGGCCAAGCCTACGGAGGCAGGCGATACAATCTCCTGGGCATCTACAAGCAGCGCGCCATGCTGCTGCTCACCCTCGTCAGCCTCCCTCTGGCTGTCGTCTGGTTCTACACCGGCGAGATCCTTCTCCTGTTCGGCCAGGACGCGGACATCGCTGCGGAGGCCGGCACCTATGCCCGGTGGATGATCCCGGCGCTCTTCGCCTACGGCCTGCTGCAGTGCCACGTCCGGTTCCTGCAGACGCAGAACATCGTGCAACCAGTGATGGcaagcgccggcgccgccgcggctTGCCACCTGGTGGTGTGCTGGGTGCTGGTGTACGCGCTCGGGATGGGCAGCAAGGGCGCCGCGCTGAGCAACGCCATCTCCTACTGGGTGAACGTGGCCGTGCTAGCCGTGTACGTGAGGGTTTCCGGCGCGTGCAAGGAGACGTGGACCGGCTTCTCCACGGAGGCCTTCCGTGACGCGCTCAGCTTCTTCAGGCTCGCGATCCCATCCGCTCTGATGGTCTGGTACGCGATCGATACACATGTATATGTTTGCATCGATCAGCCTCTACTGTGGTGTTGTAGATATGGCACTACTGACGGTGCAAATGTGATTGCAGCTTGGAAATGTGGTCGTTTGAGCTTGTTGTGCTCCTGTCAGGCCTCCTTCCAAATCCCAAGCTGGAGACGTCCGTCCTATCCATCAGGTTGAatatcctcctcttcctcttggtTACTGTATGCCATATCTCTTTACTGAACCTGCAGTACATGTGCGTCTTTTAATTTACAGCCTCAACACTTCTGCTTTCGTGTGGATGATCCCCTTTGGTCTTAGCTCCGCCATTAGGTACGTAGCCTTctgatgaatgatgatgaaccaaaGCATTTGGGCCATGCCAATTGACTGTGCCCATCTTGATGCATGCATTGCTAAACCCGCAGCACTCGCGTCTCCAACGAGCTGGGCGCAGGGCGGCCCCAGGCTGCCCGGCTTGCGGTGCGTATTGTCCTGCTTTTGGCCGTCTCGGAAGGACTGATGGTGGGACTCATCCTGGTCTGCGTGCGCTACATCTGGGGCCACGCCTACAGCGACGTGGAGGAGGTGGTGAGCTATGTGGCCACGATGATGCTGGTCATCGCAGTGACCATATTCTTCGATGGAATCATGACTGTTCTTTCAGGTAACAGTAGATTAATTACCAAAACTTTTGCCACTGCATTCCTGCATACAGTATATGGAAAACTGTTCAGTTCCAATTGGACTGTAACAGGGGAAATTAAACACTCTCGAATAATGTTTTGATGCAATTGCAGGCGTGGCTAGAGGCTGTGGATGGCAGAAGATTGGTGCTTGCATTAACCTTGGCGCCTATTACATCGTCGGCATCCCGTCAGCTTACCTCTTAGGTTTCGTCTTGAGTCTCGGCGGCATGGTGCTCTTCTTTTCCCAGGAATCCGCAAAATTTTACTGTGCATGGTCAAGAGTGATCGAGTTTAAATTCCTTAAGTTTTTCACTGATCGATTTCAGTTTCTTGCATATTGCTGCCATGTAGGGTCTTTGGATGGGCATTAACTGCGGGCTCTTAGTACAACTCTTGTTACTCATGATCGTCACCTTGTGTACCAACTGGGATAAAGAGGTATGTGTTCTAAGATCAGTTATAATATTAAATTCTACAGATAACATTTCCATTCATTTTGGTTCGTGCATACTAAAATTTCTTCGTTTAGATACTACACTCCATGcttctatatatatttattagaaCTGAAGTTACTATCTGGGTATACAACTCTAATTTATTGCCTAAAGCTGAAAATGTTGTTTTACTTCTTAACAATAGTATGGATAATTGTTCTAACTCATTCGCCATTATAATATGTGCTCCTGGAAATAACATATATGCATGGTTGTAACTTTGAATTCACAGGTAGCAAAGACGAAGAACATAGTGTTCGGTTCTTCCATTCCTTCAGATAGCTTAACATGAAGAggtttgtaaaaaaaaaacaagctatgAAACTACACCAGTTGTAATGTAGATTTTTGAAGCCGGATGCATGTACCTTCGTTTGTCATGGCCACATACAATTAATGAATCACACAAGAACATATCCAATGCTCCAGGCCTGAAGtgtcactacgtgaaaaacagtttgtagcaacgggGCTTTTTCTTTTTAGGGGCGGTTAGcattggagccgcccctacagtgacgtacTCGGACTCCAGCACAACagcagcccctacaaatggcacagtaggggagGCTAGTAATACCAGCCCCCCTTACAAATCGAGTctatttttaggggtggctcgtattacTAGCCGTCCCTGCTAtgtctatttgtagggacggctgaatcaccggccgtccctacaaatacccATTGTATATATAGCAACTACATTCTTTCAcgagaaaaaaaaatccaaaccctacCTCCCTCTCGCGCATCCGCAtccgcctctccctctccctcctctctctcggcggcggctccctctctctcttgtctccgctctcctccctccctcttctCTTAGCGCCACAGGAGGGCCTAGGCGCGGCGGCCCCAGCGTCATGGCCTACAGGCCCCCATGCGGaggtggcgcggcggcgcggtgcTAGGTCTTCCTCCACTCACATCCGTCGCCACCCCGAGGGCTCCTCCGAGCTCGCACGCATGCTGCCGCCCCGAGGGCTCCTCCGAGTTCGCACCCACGCCGCCACCCCCAGCGCCCTCCCCGACGGCCGCACTGCCTTCCCCGGGCCGTCCTCGAAGCCAAAGCCGCCGGTCCCGGGGACCTCCTGGACGCCTGCGCCGCCGCCCCCGAAGATCTCCACGACACCCGTGCCACCGCTCCGGAGCCCTTCCCAAAGCCCGCGCCGCCACCAATAACCTCCTCGACGGCCGAGCCACCGCCCCCAAGGCCATCAGGACACCTGCGTCGCCGCTGCCCCCCAGCGCCTCCCAGAGGCTCGCGCCCTAGTGTCCTCTCTGGCACCGGCACCCATGCCGCCACCACCGCACGGGGCCAAGCCGCACCAACCCGCCCGTATGACGAggtgtcctctctctctctctcccccaacCTCCCTTTCAGATCTGCTCTCCCAACCTCAAATCATATTTGCTAATTCTGGATGATATGCAAATTATTGCCTAGTTAGGTTTCTCACATGCTATAAAGCGTTGGTTCAACTGAAATTGAAATGGTGCAAATTATTGGCTAGTTAGGTTGGGGACGAACGCTGGCTGCAGGGCCATCATATAGGCATGTATCCAGACAGTCCAGATCGGAATGGAAGGAAGCAGTGAATTTACAGCTTGTCTGTCTCCTTCCCCTTGTTCCAAGTAGCTAATCAATATCTGTGTTTGATTTGGATCAGATCTGTTGCCATGTAGTAGCAGCAATGGCATTCATTTTGAGTATgttagatttgattttttttttctaataatgTGATGATTTCAGTCCTATAGTCGTAGCAGAATTCATTAAGTTGAACCAAGACTGCAacctttttgtttatttttttgtgCCAGAAACAGCatatgcttgcttgatttgttagtGTGTTTTTGCAATGACAGAACAGCTAAAGGTGACTTGCTCATCATTTGTATGTGCCAGGATTGGTTAGTTGTTCTATTGTTTTCGGGAGAATTTATTCAGTTCAGGCTTCAGAAAGATGTTATATGGAACGTTATGCAGGGTATAGCTGGGGCTTGGGAGTTTATTACAGTGAGTTGAAATGTGCAAATTGTGTAATACATGACACAGTAAAGGGCTGTCCTCCTGAAGTATGTAAATCACTACAGCTAGAGCTAGCTGTTAGTAGGATGGCTTACAGCCTTACCCAAGGGCAAAAAATGCTTGTGCAGAAATGATCGTTTTATGTAATTACTAACATATGTCCTCTGTCTTTTCTGAAGCATTATGCGCCGATTAACTCTGGGTTTGTCTTCATATATTATCAGTCCAGGTTTTCCTGCCTTTTTTCCCCCCACATGATCATGTCTTTATGTCAGGTGACGTGTGTTTCACCATGCTGCATTGCACAACTGTCAATTAACACATACTAATATATGTCATTGCATTTATTTTCTTTCTTGCTCTAGGTTCTTTCACGCTGCAGTTCATGCTTCACATATGTGATAATTTTCTCTTGATGATCACATTTTGTCATGTAATATGCAGTTATGTTTTTATTTGCAAGAAATGCAGTTATGGTATATTAATACACCTGCCAGTAACATTCAATGATATGTTGCATTGCTCATTTTTATTTTGAAATCTAAGGATGCCTTACATTGCCCTTTTCCACTGAAACTATGTGTATTGATTATGGTGTGAAGCCACAAAGAAAGCAGTTAGCAATCATGTTCATGATTGTATTTTGTGAAGGCCCATAGCATCTGTTCCTTAATATGAAACTAGCCACTGCTGCCCGCGTTTCACTGCGGGTGATGTGCTCGGTATAGAAAAAATCTTGGaaaatatggctcatatgtctaatatgttttctcatcgcgTTGCTACGAAAGGTTAGTCTCTTTGGCACATTAAATGGGAAAATATGGGAAGGaacattaatctatatttaaagaTATGTAACATACAAAAAACACACACTATAATTCTCTTATCAATTGATCAATATCACTGAAATTGTTGCTGAACCACTTCATGCAAGGAACATTATAGTTCCTTTGtcacaaaaaaaaatcattgatGCATCCATCACAGTGAGCATTCTGCAACCAAGGAAATTGGCTTATAGGTGTCCATGTTGACCAATCCAACATCCTTGCAAAAAGCATGCAATTGTAAGATTTTTAGCGTGTTCggctgccctccatgccactggcTGCGGTATATAGCAGCCTGGCTAGCTGCTAAAGCAAGCTGCTGGCCGCCAGGCTTCCATGCAGACTACTCCAATATCCTTGCTGCCTGGAGTTAAGCAGGCTAAAAGGCTTCCATGCAGACTACTCCAGGCTTCCATGCAGACAACTACAACATCCTTGTAAGCATCAAATGCTAAGATTTTAACGCCTCTTAGCCTGCTTACATATCGTAAGTAAAAAACTTGAAAGACTATTGGTATGTGTAATAAGGGGGAAAAAAGTTATGTCTTGATGCCTTATAGATTTATTTACTTCAGATCTAGCTGAGCAGGAAGCATACAATCTAACCTgcaccacaaaaatactaacaCTTCAATGTCCTTTAGGCATACCAAGAACACAATTTGCTAAGTAAAAAACCAAAGTACTATTGGCATGTTTAATAAGCAGAGATGTTTAATAGCCAGGATGGATACGACTATGATATTGGCATGTTTAATAAGCAGAGATGTTTAATAGCCAGGATGGATACGACTATGATAAGACATAAGATGCATGCGCTCATGAAAATTGAATGTAAACTGAATTGTGTATAAAAAGAAGGCTTTAGAACATCCACGTTCTCCTTATATCTGATCTAATATGGTGTAGACTATTATTAATAGTGTGACAACTTTGCATATGCATATTAGAAAAAGGTATTAACGCCATAAAATCTACAGTTTAGTTTTAGAAGAACACACGATGATACTTAAACCATGCCAGTACAAATACTGAATGGATAAACACAACTCTGTATCTTTTTAACATTTCACTTGGCCTACAAAAACGATACATACTACCATGGGGAAGAAACATGTTGAAAAACTTATGGCTTCTAGTCAAACAGCATCGGAGAATTACCTGAAGACAAGCATGAATAGCTGATTCTAGACCATTATGCAAGTAGTGGTAAACTGCAACCTGCATTGGTCGTGAGGCGAGAAATGATTTGACAAATATGTTAATCAGATTGGTAGAGTTTGAATCTGCCATTGAACCTTGCTCTTGCATTGAGTGTATTTGTCACCATGAATTAGCTAAGGGAAATGAAAAATGGTATGCACCAATGGACATAATGTCAACAGCATGAGCTAGGTACCAAATAGCCTTGCATGCCTcacaagtagggatgaaaacggtacagatattttccgaccgtattcgaaaccgaattcatttagaggggttgagatctgtccatatccgagtttggatattcaacatccgataccgtatccgtatccgaatactcaaatcgtatatttatgatgtcgatatccaatcctatcctatccgacatagttgacactatccgtattcgaatctaaatccggacagaaatataaaaacaaatgtaatatcggtgatatccatccgtatccgatccgttttcatccctactcacaAGCAGCACGTACCATGTTTGTAGAACCTGATATTGTGTCTGAACCCGAAGCTATCAGGCATTCACACAAGAGTTCAAGTAGTTGTGACGTCCTCGCATGATCAATGATCTTGAGGAGACTTTCTTCCACTGGCTTCGGGTCTTCAGATGACATGCTTGCCTTCAACCCAGAGATGACCCGAGATAACATCAAAGCAAGGCAGGCAGTTGACTCACGAGATATTCTCCCAGATGGATCCACCGTAGAAACCAGGATCTACATATCAAAACTCATAATCAAGATAAAAGGGAAACATAACTGACAATAAAACCTGAAGTTGGCATCAAAGCGTTACCTGTGAATAAAGCTCATATAGGGATAACCAATGTCTGTCATAAGATTTTAAAATAACTTCATCACTTGTATCAAGTAGTTTCCGTGCAATTGCCAGGCACTACCAACAAAAAACATAGTTATACATTGCAAGTTATATCCAAGACATCCCTAATAAAGTAAGAAATAATTTTCTCTTCCCAAAGAGAAGAGACGCTGCTTTCATTTGATCTGCTACTTTACTTGGATGTTGCAATATTTTTTATTGTGAACAAAAAAAAACACAGAATTACTGCCAAAAGTACCTTCACCACAAGTCCATAAGCATTTGAAAGCTTAGTTTTGATAATGAGATTTGTAAACTCAAGAAGCAAGCTTATGTCAATTGCCGCATACGATTGGCATGAACCGGCATCAATTAAATTTTTAATAATTCTGAGTGACTGATTTGCTCCATCAATATTCAATTCCTTGTAAAAGTTGAAGCAAGCATAGGTTGAAGTTAGAGACAAGGCTTGACGAAACTAGAAGAAAAACTTCTACTGAGTGGACGCTATACAGTTGTGTGGAGCAATGTTCCCATTCACATATTTTTTTTAGCAgaaaatacagcaggggaggcccccaCTGCAGAGATTAtattaaacaaaaacaaagacTGTACAAAGAAGCCTCAGAAGAGAGGCAAAAAAAACACCAAAAAACAAACCTAAGACAAAAAAACTATACTAAGGCATCTATACACAACAGGTATTCTGGGCGCTTTTGCTCACTAAATCTGTGTGCCTGAACATTAGCCTCTTCAAAGAAGGAACTTTTCTAGGAATCAAAAAAAGGACGACCTTTGTCAAAGATGAAACTATTTCTTTGCTTCCAGATTTGCCAAGCAACTATGATGAATATCTCCATAAAGACCATTCACATATTATATCTGTTATCACGTCTTTATACAGCTCAAATGTTTTTTGGATAAGAAATTACTACTGACCTGATGTAAAATTAGTAGAGTGCATACATGATACTATGATAGTGATACAGAGGAAACTCTAGAATTACTCTAGTACCCATGACTACAATACCCTTAACAATACACTAAAGGATAAACACCATGCATTGCAACCACGTTAATCCGCAATGACCATTTTTCCTTCATGTTTTCACTTTTCAGAAGATGAGAGCATCTGATCTAAACAGTTCGCAAGGACTGGAAAAGCTACGAATCTACCTGGGTGGACTTGGAGCATTAGTAAGCCAAATTTTGATAGGGCTGAGAATGGTTGACAGTGCTTCATTATCTTCAACAATGTTGTTTGCACCTTCTACTGTTTGTGAGGCTTTTTCCAGTTTATCCAAAGCAGTACACTCTGCAATGAAGTATTCAGAAAGATCACCTACTGTGTACTTTCAGGGAAGAAACCTGATTGTTATGATCAACACCACTGCCCAAATATACTACCAGAAGTCAGGATTTGGATATTAACTTGCCTGAGGGAAAACAGCTTTCAGGAATAGCACCAGTAGGTGAACCATGATGGTCCTGAGTTGCTTGCATAGGGCCATCCATTTTTCTGTTACCTTTGGGTTTATCGGAACCATTATCCCTATTGGTAGTAGCAGTTCTACCTGACAAACATTAAAATCAGTTCAAGATATAGAACTTATGGGAAAATCCCTAAGAAAAAGGATATAAGTTTACTATTTAAATTGCCTACTTTGGGGGGCAGCTGGGGAAGGTTGGTTCTTTGATGGTTGTGTTTCTTCTGCTTTCCTAGTACCTTCAGACCCTCTAGCTTCAAAAGGTGCAGGTCGAGACTCCTGAGTAATTTATGTGGTATTCAAGGCACTGATATCTTCAAAGACTAGGATTCCATAATTTACTTGAGCGCATAACTAATGATACTTACAGCTGCCGGCCCCATTGAATCATCTTTGACAAATGGGTGCTCCAACAATGCTGGCCAGGTTAATCTACTTTGAGGCACCTATTACATACCACACAGcattagaaaagaaaaggcacAGATGAACTCAGTAGATGGATTTGAGGGGGCAATGCCAGTTATGAGTTTATGACCTTGTTGAGTAAACCCTTCAGGAAGCTCTTAAAGTTTGCGCTCATATTATCTGGATATTTTACAGAATCCTAGCAAATTGATGAAATCATATAAATCAGTTCCGACAACTAACAAATTCAAGGATAACAAATAAGATAACTAAGCCTGGTAACCTTGACAATGTGCTGGATAAGTGCATAGACCGAATTTGTATAAAAAGGGGGCTGTCCAACAAACAGTTCATACCTGGTCAACCAAACAATAAATTTAGCTTGATAGATAGATTATCAAACACAAAGTAGAGTAGATGGCACCAAGTTGAACCATGTGCCAAAGGCCAGTAGTATATTAAGATTACAACTGCACAAAAGGAATGTGATACAATAGCATCTAGAATGTACTGGTATGAGAAGATTGCAAAAGTAACAAGGTCTAGATACGAAAGCGAAGATGTACATACAAGATGACACCAAGGGACCATAAAT includes these proteins:
- the LOC136527622 gene encoding protein DETOXIFICATION 16-like isoform X2, which encodes MASALDTLCGQAYGGRRYNLLGIYKQRAMLLLTLVSLPLAVVWFYTGEILLLFGQDADIAAEAGTYARWMIPALFAYGLLQCHVRFLQTQNIVQPVMASAGAAAACHLVVCWVLVYALGMGSKGAALSNAISYWVNVAVLAVYVRVSGACKETWTGFSTEAFRDALSFFRLAIPSALMVCLEMWSFELVVLLSGLLPNPKLETSVLSISLNTSAFVWMIPFGLSSAISTRVSNELGAGRPQAARLAVRIVLLLAVSEGLMVGLILVCVRYIWGHAYSDVEEVVSYVATMMLVIAVTIFFDGIMTVLSGVARGCGWQKIGACINLGAYYIVGIPSAYLLGFVLSLGGMGLWMGINCGLLVQLLLLMIVTLCTNWDKEVAKTKNIVFGSSIPSDSLT
- the LOC136529418 gene encoding serine/threonine-protein kinase TIO-like; protein product: MAPELVREQPYNHTADLWSLGVILYELFVGQPPFYTNSVYALIQHIVKDSVKYPDNMSANFKSFLKGLLNKVPQSRLTWPALLEHPFVKDDSMGPAAESRPAPFEARGSEGTRKAEETQPSKNQPSPAAPQSRQFK
- the LOC136527622 gene encoding protein DETOXIFICATION 16-like isoform X1; this translates as MKKAGVDESLLAAVQPGENLGVCEEVKKQLWLAGPLIAGALLQNVIQMVSVMYVGHLGELPLAGASMANSFATVTGLSVLLGMASALDTLCGQAYGGRRYNLLGIYKQRAMLLLTLVSLPLAVVWFYTGEILLLFGQDADIAAEAGTYARWMIPALFAYGLLQCHVRFLQTQNIVQPVMASAGAAAACHLVVCWVLVYALGMGSKGAALSNAISYWVNVAVLAVYVRVSGACKETWTGFSTEAFRDALSFFRLAIPSALMVCLEMWSFELVVLLSGLLPNPKLETSVLSISLNTSAFVWMIPFGLSSAISTRVSNELGAGRPQAARLAVRIVLLLAVSEGLMVGLILVCVRYIWGHAYSDVEEVVSYVATMMLVIAVTIFFDGIMTVLSGVARGCGWQKIGACINLGAYYIVGIPSAYLLGFVLSLGGMGLWMGINCGLLVQLLLLMIVTLCTNWDKEVAKTKNIVFGSSIPSDSLT